The proteins below are encoded in one region of Planctopirus limnophila DSM 3776:
- a CDS encoding outer membrane protein assembly factor BamB family protein — translation MAKLGSLASVALLLSGASLVAEDWPNWRGPLNNGISSEKNIATTWSADKNVLWKTPLPGPAGSTPVVWGHQIFLTTVTESGDLQVLGLSTKDGAVQWVKTVSNSTLTARGDEGNAASPSPVTDGQRVWAFFGDGTLACLTVDGKEVWKFNVQDRYGKFNIQFGMSSTPLLRNGVLYLQLLHGDGNPKTREARIVAMDALTGTEKWAVDRPSDGSDENEHSYASPVFFGEGDGTVLVTHGADYTVGHRLTDGSEVWRMSGLNPTAKYDRTLRFVASPVAAGDLLVIPTAKRGPVMGIKPKPGKDLFKTEAHLWQWERTPDVPSPLILDGLVYLCMHDGNLNVLEADTGKEVYFERTHRQRHRASPVYADGHIYLTARDGKVTVVKTGRKFEVVAENEIPESISSSPVISNGTLYLRTFSNLYAIRESSRSPSK, via the coding sequence ATGGCAAAACTCGGCTCTCTGGCAAGTGTTGCCCTGCTGCTGAGCGGTGCTTCACTTGTTGCAGAAGACTGGCCGAATTGGCGTGGGCCTCTCAATAACGGAATCTCTTCCGAAAAAAATATTGCGACCACTTGGTCTGCGGACAAGAACGTCTTGTGGAAAACTCCCCTGCCAGGGCCAGCGGGTTCGACGCCTGTCGTCTGGGGCCATCAGATTTTCCTCACCACGGTCACCGAGAGTGGAGATCTTCAGGTCTTGGGGCTGAGTACCAAAGATGGTGCTGTGCAATGGGTGAAGACGGTATCCAATAGCACTCTGACTGCACGCGGAGACGAAGGAAACGCAGCCTCTCCTTCTCCTGTGACTGATGGCCAGCGTGTCTGGGCATTTTTTGGTGATGGAACGCTGGCCTGCCTGACTGTGGACGGCAAAGAAGTCTGGAAGTTCAATGTCCAGGATCGATATGGGAAGTTCAACATTCAATTTGGCATGAGTTCCACACCACTCTTACGAAATGGTGTGCTTTACCTCCAACTGCTGCATGGTGATGGGAATCCGAAAACCCGTGAAGCACGCATCGTGGCTATGGATGCACTGACCGGCACAGAAAAATGGGCTGTCGATCGACCGAGCGATGGCAGCGATGAAAACGAACATTCTTATGCCTCTCCCGTATTTTTTGGAGAAGGTGATGGAACCGTGCTGGTGACCCACGGAGCCGACTACACCGTAGGGCACAGGCTGACCGATGGGAGTGAAGTCTGGCGGATGAGCGGACTGAACCCCACTGCGAAATACGATCGCACACTTCGGTTTGTGGCATCACCCGTTGCTGCTGGGGATTTACTGGTCATTCCAACGGCAAAACGAGGCCCGGTGATGGGCATTAAGCCCAAGCCCGGCAAAGACCTGTTCAAAACCGAAGCCCATCTGTGGCAATGGGAAAGAACACCTGATGTTCCTTCACCGCTGATTCTGGATGGGCTGGTCTACCTGTGCATGCACGACGGGAATCTCAATGTGCTGGAAGCGGATACGGGCAAAGAGGTCTACTTTGAGCGGACACATCGGCAAAGACACCGGGCGTCGCCTGTGTATGCCGATGGCCATATCTATCTCACGGCACGCGATGGCAAAGTGACCGTCGTAAAGACAGGTCGGAAATTTGAAGTTGTTGCTGAAAACGAGATCCCGGAATCGATTTCGTCTTCACCAGTGATTTCGAACGGAACTCTTTATCTGAGAACGTTTTCCAATCTTTACGCCATTCGCGAATCGAGCCGCAGCCCGTCAAAATGA
- the bioB gene encoding biotin synthase BioB, whose protein sequence is MSATGSSKENCSTKICWSDLADKVMGGHVLTREEALAILDSEDDEIVDLLAAAYKVRRKYFGNKVQLYFLKNAKSGLCPEDCGYCSQSKIAETEIPKYAMLNEAKLMEGAARAVEAKARTYCIVASGRGPSNREVGHVASVVKKIKETYGLHICCCLGLLSPDQAKTLAEAGVDRINHNLNTGREFYDKICTTHTYDDRLETLKVVREAGMELCSGLIVGMGETQNDLVDVAFELRELGVESTPVNFLHAIDGTPLEARQELNPRQCLRALCLFRFANPAVELRVSGGREVNLRSMQAMSLYAANSMFVSDYLTTKGQPAEDDFKMVADLGMEVVIGDHDSFLAWKAVQESQPQTNCCEGTSTCVTPEKTAAGCHA, encoded by the coding sequence ATGTCTGCAACTGGGTCTTCGAAAGAAAACTGCTCCACAAAGATTTGCTGGAGTGATCTTGCTGACAAAGTGATGGGCGGGCACGTGCTGACCCGTGAGGAAGCTCTAGCCATTCTGGATTCAGAAGACGATGAGATCGTGGATCTGCTGGCAGCTGCTTACAAAGTGCGGCGTAAGTATTTCGGGAATAAAGTTCAGCTTTACTTCCTGAAAAATGCCAAGAGTGGTCTCTGCCCAGAGGATTGTGGTTACTGCTCTCAATCCAAGATTGCCGAAACTGAAATTCCTAAGTATGCCATGCTGAATGAAGCCAAGCTCATGGAAGGAGCAGCGCGAGCTGTCGAAGCCAAGGCCCGAACCTATTGCATCGTGGCTTCAGGACGCGGCCCTTCCAACCGAGAAGTAGGGCATGTCGCCAGCGTTGTCAAGAAAATCAAAGAGACCTATGGACTGCATATCTGCTGCTGCCTGGGTCTGTTATCGCCCGATCAGGCCAAAACATTAGCAGAAGCCGGGGTTGATCGGATCAACCATAACCTGAACACAGGTCGCGAGTTTTACGACAAGATCTGCACGACTCATACCTATGATGACAGGCTGGAAACACTGAAGGTGGTTCGTGAAGCCGGTATGGAGCTATGCAGTGGCCTGATTGTGGGCATGGGTGAAACCCAGAACGATCTGGTTGATGTCGCTTTTGAATTGCGGGAACTGGGTGTGGAATCGACCCCGGTCAATTTTCTGCATGCCATCGATGGTACTCCTCTCGAAGCTCGGCAGGAATTGAATCCCCGCCAGTGCTTGAGAGCTTTGTGTCTGTTCCGCTTTGCCAATCCGGCTGTGGAACTGAGAGTTTCCGGCGGACGTGAAGTGAATCTGAGGTCGATGCAGGCGATGAGCCTGTATGCTGCCAACAGTATGTTCGTCAGCGACTATCTCACGACTAAAGGGCAGCCGGCTGAAGATGATTTCAAGATGGTAGCCGACCTGGGGATGGAAGTCGTGATCGGTGATCATGACTCTTTTCTCGCATGGAAGGCAGTTCAGGAAAGTCAGCCCCAAACCAATTGCTGCGAGGGAACTTCGACCTGTGTAACCCCTGAGAAAACAGCGGCAGGTTGTCATGCCTAG